A section of the Leptotrichia buccalis C-1013-b genome encodes:
- a CDS encoding TMEM175 family protein: MNKERLAAFMDAVLAIIMTILILELKKPETATLKALWNLRVDFFAYTLSFFWLGTMWVNLHNEWHKIKYITPSIVWVNVVILFFSSFFPYVTSFVTSYYNSSVAQGFYGIIVLAVTFCNIISLYLIEKVNKHDKELQESLKIMIRWIKVDISIKIIGLIISCIFYPPAMMISVYITLFGIAFPEQYKAIKRRRD; this comes from the coding sequence ATGAATAAGGAAAGACTTGCAGCTTTTATGGATGCCGTACTTGCAATTATTATGACAATTCTCATATTAGAGCTGAAAAAGCCTGAAACAGCAACTTTAAAAGCCCTTTGGAATCTGAGAGTAGATTTTTTTGCATATACGCTTTCATTTTTCTGGCTTGGAACAATGTGGGTAAATCTGCATAATGAATGGCATAAAATAAAATATATTACACCGTCAATTGTCTGGGTAAATGTAGTAATACTTTTCTTTTCTTCATTTTTTCCATATGTAACTTCTTTTGTCACTTCATATTATAACAGTAGTGTAGCACAAGGATTTTATGGGATAATAGTTCTAGCTGTTACATTCTGCAATATAATTTCGTTGTATCTGATAGAAAAGGTGAATAAACATGATAAAGAATTGCAGGAATCATTAAAAATAATGATAAGATGGATAAAAGTTGATATAAGTATAAAAATAATTGGGTTAATAATATCGTGTATATTTTATCCGCCAGCAATGATGATAAGTGTTTATATTACTTTATTTGGAATTGCATTTCCGGAACAGTATAAGGCAATAAAAAGAAGAAGGGATTAA
- a CDS encoding cupin domain-containing protein, with translation MAKKENLKYIKADPKYFSGEAEFAILPQIDISKDSVAIVDFEVGAVNNWHSHSKGQYLYITEGEGRVQEWGKEIQYVKKGDVVWIPADVKHWHGAGETTSMSHLVITPDVKNNTTTWFEKVELNEKPIEERLKISIEKHKQNTSLTEKQLAIVSIAANTAKGDLDKLKIALNNGLDKGLTVNEIREILNHQYAYVGFPRALNGMITLNQVLEERKVNGKKDIEGKVPTNKGDINYYEYGTETLSILS, from the coding sequence ATTGCTAAAAAAGAAAATTTAAAATATATTAAGGCAGATCCAAAATATTTTTCAGGAGAAGCAGAGTTTGCAATCTTACCACAAATTGATATATCTAAGGATAGTGTTGCAATAGTAGATTTTGAAGTTGGAGCAGTTAACAATTGGCATTCACATTCAAAAGGGCAATATTTATATATAACTGAGGGAGAAGGTAGAGTTCAAGAATGGGGTAAGGAAATTCAATATGTAAAGAAAGGTGATGTTGTATGGATACCAGCAGATGTAAAACATTGGCATGGAGCTGGGGAAACAACTTCAATGTCCCACTTAGTAATAACACCTGATGTTAAAAATAATACAACTACTTGGTTTGAAAAAGTTGAATTAAATGAAAAACCAATAGAAGAAAGATTGAAAATTTCTATTGAGAAACATAAACAAAATACTTCTTTGACAGAAAAACAACTAGCTATTGTTTCAATAGCAGCTAATACAGCAAAAGGAGATTTAGATAAATTAAAAATAGCTTTAAATAATGGATTAGATAAAGGTTTAACTGTTAATGAAATAAGAGAAATTCTAAATCATCAATATGCTTATGTAGGTTTTCCAAGAGCATTAAATGGAATGATTACATTAAATCAAGTGTTAGAAGAAAGAAAAGTTAATGGTAAAAAAGATATTGAAGGGAAAGTTCCTACAAATAAGGGGGATATAAATTACTATGAATATGGAACAGAAACTTTAAGTATTTTATCTTAA
- a CDS encoding carboxylesterase family protein: MVEGMAMSFNTAEIPFVFNNIDKVEGTLKGRGKDAYKLAGKISQVWINFARTGNPNAEGLPKWEPYNRKNGTVMIFNDKSEIKHKHDEELMRLLAPGYNF, translated from the coding sequence ATGGTTGAGGGTATGGCAATGTCTTTCAACACAGCAGAAATTCCATTTGTATTTAATAATATAGATAAAGTTGAAGGAACTTTAAAAGGTAGAGGAAAGGATGCCTATAAATTAGCAGGAAAAATTAGTCAAGTTTGGATAAATTTTGCAAGAACAGGGAATCCTAATGCAGAAGGTTTACCAAAATGGGAACCATATAATCGTAAAAATGGGACAGTTATGATTTTTAACGATAAGTCAGAAATAAAACATAAACATGATGAAGAGTTAATGAGATTATTAGCACCTGGCTATAATTTCTAA
- a CDS encoding pyridoxal phosphate-dependent aminotransferase: protein MYINPIIEGIEISDIRKIHERLVNYKNVINMTIGEPDIDVPQEIKEAVAYHALNSRIKYSPVGGMPELREKIAKYYNEQFLGNYNAQNVLVTVGSTEGLASVLKTILAKDDEVIIPTPAYVGYEPLITISEAKTKFVDLEENNFVLTKEILEKNITDKTKLIILTYPNNPSGITLAEEEMVKIVEFLKDKNIYLISDEIYAAITFEKFTSFAKFSDELKEQLIIINGFSKSHSMTGYRLGYIIADEKLQNQVKKVSQYNVTSASTLSQYGAIAALDKCSDTAKISEIYKKRVEYFVNGIEKLGFKCLKPKGAFYVFATYKNIEKFKNMKSFDFVLDLLEKNELAIVPGITFQVEGYVRFSIVHDIPVLEEAINRLEKYIKEK, encoded by the coding sequence ATGTATATAAATCCAATTATTGAAGGAATTGAGATTTCCGATATTAGAAAAATTCATGAAAGATTAGTAAATTATAAAAATGTGATAAATATGACAATTGGGGAGCCTGATATTGATGTTCCGCAGGAAATTAAAGAGGCTGTGGCGTATCATGCCTTAAATAGCAGAATAAAATATTCTCCTGTGGGAGGGATGCCAGAATTAAGGGAAAAAATTGCCAAGTATTATAATGAGCAGTTTTTGGGAAATTATAATGCTCAAAATGTTTTGGTAACGGTTGGTTCTACAGAAGGGCTTGCTTCGGTTTTGAAAACTATTTTAGCAAAAGATGATGAAGTGATTATTCCAACACCTGCGTATGTGGGATATGAGCCATTGATTACGATTTCTGAGGCGAAAACTAAATTTGTTGATTTGGAAGAAAATAATTTTGTGTTGACAAAAGAAATTTTAGAAAAAAATATTACTGATAAAACTAAATTAATAATTTTGACATATCCGAATAATCCTTCTGGAATTACGCTTGCAGAAGAGGAAATGGTTAAAATTGTGGAATTTTTGAAAGATAAAAATATTTACTTGATAAGTGATGAAATTTATGCGGCAATTACTTTTGAAAAATTTACTTCCTTTGCAAAATTTTCTGATGAATTGAAGGAACAGCTCATTATAATTAATGGATTTTCAAAATCACATTCAATGACAGGCTATAGACTTGGGTATATTATTGCCGATGAAAAATTACAGAATCAAGTGAAGAAAGTTAGCCAGTATAATGTAACAAGTGCATCAACATTGTCACAATATGGAGCAATTGCAGCCCTTGACAAATGTTCTGATACAGCGAAAATTTCTGAAATTTATAAAAAAAGAGTGGAATATTTTGTAAATGGGATAGAAAAATTAGGTTTTAAATGTTTAAAACCTAAAGGGGCGTTTTATGTTTTTGCAACTTACAAGAATATTGAGAAGTTTAAAAATATGAAATCATTTGATTTTGTTCTTGATTTATTGGAAAAAAACGAGCTTGCGATTGTACCTGGAATTACATTTCAAGTGGAGGGGTATGTAAGATTTTCAATTGTGCATGATATTCCAGTATTGGAAGAGGCTATAAATAGGTTGGAAAAGTATATAAAAGAGAAGTAA
- a CDS encoding LysR family transcriptional regulator, whose translation MIELEQLKQLIAFATYGTLSKAAEELYISQPALSRSIQKLEKTLEVELFDRKKNKMELNENGKTVIQYAEKILNLVDEMEEKVNKNNQVLNNFSIGSCAPAPLWDMISLFGRFYPEKYILHKIENNLQLFEKLKNGSYQMIILSEPIDNSEFFCIKYKTEQLFLSVPLQHPLAKKKEIHFSDITDDRMLLFNPIGIWKDVVLEKMPNMNFLIQNDRIIYQELAEMQNLLHFRSNFTLEREDNFKNNISIPIADKEAKMTFYCVCKKNIKNEIEKLFDSFSKNS comes from the coding sequence ATGATAGAATTGGAACAACTTAAACAGCTTATTGCGTTTGCAACATATGGAACATTATCAAAAGCTGCTGAAGAGTTGTATATTTCACAGCCTGCACTTTCCCGTTCGATACAAAAGCTAGAAAAAACTTTAGAGGTTGAACTTTTTGACAGGAAAAAAAATAAGATGGAATTAAATGAAAATGGAAAAACTGTTATCCAGTACGCAGAAAAAATATTGAATCTTGTAGATGAAATGGAAGAAAAAGTTAATAAAAATAATCAGGTTCTAAATAATTTTTCAATTGGTTCATGTGCTCCAGCTCCATTGTGGGATATGATTTCATTATTTGGAAGATTTTATCCTGAAAAATATATTCTTCATAAAATAGAAAATAATCTTCAGTTATTTGAAAAACTTAAAAATGGCAGTTATCAGATGATTATTCTTTCTGAACCTATTGATAATTCTGAATTTTTCTGCATAAAATACAAAACTGAACAATTATTTTTATCAGTTCCTTTGCAGCATCCACTGGCTAAAAAGAAGGAAATACATTTTTCAGATATTACAGATGACAGAATGCTCTTATTCAATCCAATCGGAATATGGAAGGATGTAGTTTTAGAAAAAATGCCTAATATGAACTTTCTTATCCAAAACGACAGGATTATTTATCAGGAATTAGCTGAAATGCAAAATTTACTTCATTTCCGTTCAAATTTCACACTTGAACGTGAAGACAATTTCAAAAATAATATTTCAATTCCAATTGCTGACAAGGAAGCAAAAATGACTTTCTACTGTGTCTGTAAGAAAAATATAAAAAATGAAATTGAGAAACTTTTTGATAGTTTTAGTAAAAATTCTTAA
- a CDS encoding alpha/beta hydrolase: protein MANYRNNPFTFVYDGAITKNEKGKVNVEKVSYKINGIDIAANVYKPASYTPNGKFPAIVVAHPNGGVKEQVAGLYAQKLAEQGYVTIAFDAAYQGASGGKPRYVDKPANRMEDIRAAADFITQYPGVDKNRLGLLGICGGGGYSIKVAQTDKRFKTVATVSMFNTGDVRRNGYNRTQMDTIQTRLKDASDARAQEAAGGEVRYTPAFADGMTKEEIAALPFELYRDGYEYYGVTHKHPNSQTNNTVSSLLDLMSFDVNTNVDLINQPLLMIAGDKADSLYMTEEVFKNATGTNNKELFLVKGATHIQTYWKPEFVKEISGKLTQFYNKNL, encoded by the coding sequence ATGGCAAATTATAGAAATAATCCTTTTACATTTGTATATGATGGAGCGATTACAAAAAATGAAAAAGGAAAGGTAAATGTAGAAAAAGTAAGTTATAAAATTAATGGAATTGATATTGCAGCTAATGTATACAAACCTGCAAGTTATACTCCAAATGGTAAATTTCCAGCAATAGTAGTGGCACACCCAAATGGTGGAGTTAAAGAACAAGTTGCAGGGTTATATGCACAAAAATTAGCAGAACAAGGATATGTTACAATAGCTTTTGATGCTGCTTATCAAGGAGCAAGTGGAGGAAAACCTCGTTATGTAGATAAACCTGCAAATCGTATGGAAGATATAAGAGCTGCAGCTGATTTCATAACTCAATATCCTGGTGTAGATAAAAATAGATTAGGTTTATTAGGAATTTGTGGTGGAGGTGGCTACTCAATAAAAGTAGCACAAACAGATAAAAGATTTAAAACTGTAGCGACTGTAAGTATGTTTAATACAGGTGATGTTAGACGTAATGGATATAATCGTACACAAATGGATACTATACAAACTCGTTTAAAAGATGCTTCAGATGCAAGAGCACAAGAAGCAGCAGGTGGAGAAGTTAGATACACACCAGCTTTTGCAGATGGAATGACAAAAGAAGAAATAGCAGCATTACCTTTTGAATTGTATAGAGATGGTTATGAATATTATGGAGTAACTCATAAACACCCAAATTCTCAAACTAATAATACAGTTAGTAGCTTATTAGATTTAATGTCTTTTGATGTTAACACTAATGTAGATTTGATAAATCAACCATTATTAATGATAGCTGGAGATAAGGCTGATAGTTTGTATATGACAGAAGAAGTTTTTAAAAATGCAACTGGAACAAATAATAAAGAATTATTTTTAGTAAAAGGTGCGACTCATATTCAAACTTACTGGAAGCCTGAGTTTGTGAAAGAAATTAGTGGAAAATTGACACAGTTTTATAATAAAAATTTATAA
- a CDS encoding TMEM175 family protein → MNKERLAAFMDAVLAIIMTILILELKKPETATLKALWNLRVNFFAYTISFFWLGTMWVNLHNEWHKIKYITPAVVWGNVVLLFFSSFFPYVTSFVTSYYNSSVAQGFYGIIVLAVTFCNIISGHLIGKANRNDEKSQESLKIRMRWLSIDIIIKIMGLIISCTFYPPAMMISVYITLLGIVLPAQYKAAKRRR, encoded by the coding sequence ATGAATAAGGAAAGACTTGCAGCTTTTATGGATGCCGTACTTGCAATTATTATGACAATTCTCATATTAGAGCTAAAAAAGCCTGAAACAGCAACTTTAAAAGCCCTTTGGAATTTAAGAGTAAATTTTTTTGCATATACGATTTCATTTTTCTGGCTTGGAACAATGTGGGTAAATCTGCATAATGAATGGCATAAAATAAAATACATTACACCGGCAGTTGTCTGGGGAAACGTAGTTTTACTGTTTTTTTCTTCGTTTTTTCCTTATGTGACTTCTTTTGTCACTTCATATTACAACAGTAGTGTAGCACAAGGATTTTATGGGATAATAGTTCTGGCTGTTACATTTTGTAATATAATTTCTGGGCATTTGATAGGAAAAGCAAATAGAAACGATGAGAAATCACAGGAATCATTAAAAATAAGGATGAGATGGTTAAGTATTGATATAATTATAAAAATTATGGGGTTAATAATATCGTGCACCTTTTATCCGCCTGCAATGATGATAAGTGTTTATATTACTTTACTTGGAATTGTACTTCCCGCACAATATAAGGCGGCAAAAAGAAGAAGGTAA
- a CDS encoding alpha/beta hydrolase — protein sequence MKKNLILLMAIGILSATASFGFQKPVTIKEQGSFMAGGTVVTSPGEYKDSEPTNFDGETLHGDHAYVFYQKPVKAKKNSIVFLHGYGQSGKSWESTPDGRDGFQNIFLEKGYSTYIVDQPRRGRAGQSTVPRNLTARPDDQLWYNNFRIGQWPNIYDNVSVPRDKESREQFFRQMTPDTGDFDQKVISDAMVKVFEKSGNGVLVTHSAGGGPGWDTAIASDKVKGVIALEPGTFPFPKGKLPEVEKTTSPFPASGYEVSETEFKKLTKIPIVVYFGDNIPTELTDNWGLDNWRIRVNLAKKWEKMMNEAGGDVKVVMLPDIGIKGSTHFMMADLNNREVANAMEKWMKEKGLAK from the coding sequence ATGAAAAAAAATTTAATATTATTAATGGCAATAGGGATATTATCAGCAACTGCAAGTTTTGGATTTCAGAAGCCTGTAACAATTAAAGAACAGGGAAGTTTTATGGCAGGAGGAACAGTTGTAACATCACCGGGAGAATATAAAGATTCGGAGCCTACGAATTTTGATGGGGAAACATTACATGGAGATCATGCCTATGTATTTTATCAAAAGCCAGTAAAAGCAAAAAAGAATAGTATTGTATTTTTACATGGGTATGGACAGTCAGGAAAAAGTTGGGAAAGTACACCTGATGGCAGAGATGGATTTCAAAATATATTTTTGGAAAAAGGATACAGTACATATATTGTTGACCAGCCTAGACGTGGTAGAGCTGGACAGTCAACAGTTCCAAGAAATTTAACAGCAAGACCTGATGACCAGCTTTGGTATAATAATTTTCGTATAGGACAATGGCCAAATATATATGACAATGTTTCAGTCCCTAGAGATAAGGAATCGCGAGAACAGTTTTTTAGACAAATGACTCCTGATACTGGAGATTTTGACCAAAAAGTTATAAGTGATGCGATGGTAAAAGTTTTTGAAAAATCAGGAAATGGAGTTTTGGTAACTCATTCTGCTGGTGGAGGACCTGGTTGGGACACTGCCATAGCTTCTGACAAAGTAAAAGGAGTAATTGCATTAGAACCTGGAACTTTCCCATTTCCAAAAGGAAAATTACCAGAAGTTGAAAAAACAACAAGTCCATTTCCAGCTAGTGGCTATGAAGTATCTGAGACTGAATTTAAAAAATTAACTAAAATTCCGATAGTGGTTTATTTTGGTGATAATATTCCAACTGAATTAACTGATAATTGGGGCTTAGATAATTGGAGAATAAGAGTAAATTTAGCTAAAAAATGGGAAAAAATGATGAATGAAGCAGGTGGAGATGTAAAAGTTGTAATGCTACCTGATATAGGAATAAAAGGAAGTACACACTTTATGATGGCAGATTTAAATAATAGAGAAGTAGCAAATGCTATGGAAAAATGGATGAAAGAAAAAGGATTAGCAAAATAA
- a CDS encoding alpha/beta hydrolase: MLKKEYLNKDSTIKELLTYPSIKEFSKFILPLEHGYNPNSKLKDIAYLLPYHNNINTDTTLKSINYIIDRSEKGEEIFYKIYTDKEIKEDKSKANTGIFFFKGNKNVPFAIINAGGGFSYVGSIHEGFPYAIELNKRGYNAFVLQYRVEDGYRATQDLARAISYIIENKNLFEVDINNYSLWGSSAGARMVAAIGSRGLVSFGEKNYTKPNTIVMLYTGLASFTLNDPPTFMAVGDRDGIANPRVVENRFNEMKKAGLKVEFHKYKNVEHGFGLGIRTSAENWIDSAIKFWEKQSVRYEK; this comes from the coding sequence ATGTTAAAAAAAGAATACTTAAATAAAGATAGTACAATAAAAGAACTTTTAACTTATCCAAGTATAAAAGAGTTTTCAAAATTTATTTTACCTCTTGAACATGGTTACAATCCAAACTCAAAATTAAAAGATATAGCTTATTTATTACCATATCATAATAATATAAATACTGATACAACTTTAAAGAGTATTAATTATATAATTGATAGAAGTGAAAAGGGTGAAGAGATATTCTATAAAATTTATACCGATAAAGAAATAAAAGAAGATAAGAGCAAAGCAAATACAGGAATATTTTTCTTTAAAGGAAATAAAAATGTACCTTTTGCTATAATCAATGCGGGTGGAGGCTTTTCCTATGTTGGTTCTATACATGAGGGTTTTCCTTATGCAATAGAATTAAATAAAAGAGGTTATAATGCTTTTGTTTTACAATATAGAGTTGAAGATGGTTATAGGGCAACTCAGGACCTAGCAAGAGCAATATCATATATAATTGAAAATAAAAATTTATTTGAAGTTGATATAAATAATTACTCTTTATGGGGAAGTTCAGCAGGAGCTAGGATGGTTGCAGCAATTGGCTCAAGAGGTTTAGTTTCTTTTGGAGAAAAAAATTATACTAAACCCAATACAATAGTTATGCTTTACACAGGATTAGCTAGTTTTACACTAAATGATCCTCCTACATTTATGGCAGTTGGTGACAGAGATGGAATTGCTAATCCAAGAGTTGTTGAAAATAGATTTAATGAAATGAAAAAAGCAGGCTTAAAAGTAGAATTTCATAAATATAAAAATGTAGAGCATGGCTTTGGATTAGGCATTAGAACTTCAGCAGAAAATTGGATAGATAGTGCTATAAAATTTTGGGAAAAGCAAAGTGTAAGATATGAAAAGTGA
- a CDS encoding flavodoxin: protein MKNFVNRFCKVILNMAVLFGFIACGNNSSAVNKQNSGKNGNAKKGNGKVLVVYYSQTGTTEGVAKIIARETNADLVKLEVKNEYTSDDLNWTDKNSRVNREHDNPNSRNVELKNAVIPDFSSYDTVFIGYPIWWREASWVLDDFVKKNDFTGKTVIPFGTSMSTGDGTSGNRLKKLTKTGNWVDGQRFSSSYNESEVVDWVKSLKY from the coding sequence ATGAAAAATTTTGTAAATAGATTTTGTAAAGTAATTTTAAATATGGCAGTATTATTTGGATTTATTGCATGTGGAAATAATTCTTCAGCAGTAAATAAGCAAAATTCAGGAAAAAACGGAAATGCAAAAAAAGGGAACGGAAAAGTCTTAGTTGTATATTATTCACAGACAGGTACAACTGAAGGAGTTGCTAAAATTATTGCGAGAGAAACGAATGCAGATTTGGTTAAATTGGAAGTAAAAAACGAGTATACAAGTGATGATTTGAATTGGACTGATAAAAATAGTAGAGTTAACAGAGAACATGATAACCCAAATAGTAGAAATGTAGAATTGAAAAATGCGGTTATTCCTGATTTTTCTTCATATGATACCGTATTTATCGGGTATCCGATTTGGTGGAGAGAGGCTTCCTGGGTTCTGGATGATTTTGTTAAGAAAAATGATTTTACTGGAAAAACTGTAATTCCGTTTGGTACATCAATGTCAACAGGAGATGGGACTAGCGGAAACAGATTGAAAAAATTGACAAAAACAGGAAACTGGGTTGATGGACAAAGATTTTCCAGCAGTTATAATGAATCTGAGGTTGTAGATTGGGTGAAAAGCTTAAAATACTGA
- a CDS encoding aldo/keto reductase, whose protein sequence is MKYVTLNNGVKMPILGFGVFQIDDAKECEEAVYNALKAGYRLIDTAASYGNEEAVGRAIKRSGIPREEIFVTTKLWVSDANYEKTKLAFETSLKKLDLEYIDLYLIHQPFNDVYGAWRAMTELYKEGKIKAIGVSNFYPDRLVDFIMNNEVVPAVNQVETHPFNQQVKANEIMKEYGVQIESWGPFAEGKNGIFTNEILSEIGKKYNKSVAQVVLRWLIQRNIVAIPKSTRKDRIEENFNVFDFELNSEDMGKISELDKKESLFLNHDDVEIVKWLNGRKL, encoded by the coding sequence ATGAAATACGTAACTTTAAACAATGGAGTAAAAATGCCAATATTAGGATTTGGAGTATTTCAGATTGATGATGCGAAGGAATGTGAGGAAGCGGTTTACAATGCGTTAAAAGCAGGGTATAGATTAATTGATACAGCTGCGTCATACGGGAATGAAGAAGCTGTGGGAAGAGCTATAAAAAGAAGCGGTATACCGAGAGAAGAAATTTTTGTTACAACAAAATTATGGGTAAGCGATGCGAATTATGAAAAAACAAAATTGGCATTTGAAACATCTTTAAAAAAATTGGATTTGGAATATATTGATTTATATCTGATACATCAGCCATTTAATGATGTATATGGAGCTTGGAGAGCGATGACGGAGCTGTATAAGGAAGGGAAAATAAAAGCAATTGGTGTAAGTAACTTCTATCCTGACAGACTTGTTGATTTTATTATGAATAATGAAGTAGTGCCAGCTGTAAATCAGGTGGAAACACATCCTTTCAATCAGCAGGTTAAAGCAAATGAAATAATGAAGGAATATGGGGTTCAAATAGAATCATGGGGACCTTTTGCAGAAGGGAAAAATGGAATATTTACAAATGAAATTTTATCTGAAATTGGTAAGAAATACAATAAATCTGTAGCACAGGTAGTTTTAAGATGGCTAATTCAAAGAAATATAGTTGCAATACCTAAATCAACAAGAAAAGACAGAATTGAAGAAAATTTTAATGTATTTGACTTTGAATTGAACAGTGAGGATATGGGAAAAATATCTGAACTTGATAAAAAGGAAAGTTTATTTTTAAACCATGATGATGTAGAAATAGTAAAATGGCTTAATGGAAGAAAATTATAA
- a CDS encoding carboxylesterase/lipase family protein, with protein MKKILLVALFLLQIGTGNLSFSETNENKNVVKKIENNVKQNNTVATTEYGKIQGFVQDGIYTYLGVPYATAERFMPPKKAEKWDGVKQTVTFGTYFSQGKSMVSSGGWFAGPKLEMSENSHNLNIWTPGIKDGKKRPVMVWLHGGGFRSGSSAENYFYDGKNLSKTGDVVIVSVNHRLNLLGFLDLSAYGKKYKNSANVGIMDLVASLEWIRDNIEEFGGDPNNVTIFGESGGGAKVLTLMATPAAKGLFHKAISESGAVEEMGMTLLPEKTTRRVAELTLENLGLNATNIDEIQKIPYEKVMEATEKALAKTAEEQGYKNVLTGQPGLDWAPKLDSYIPVEPVGEKYSEQSRDIPLLIGTNLTEWETMPFVLSNNKVENKNTFTNAEIKKKMQEKYGDRAEAIAKEFKKAYLERKAVDALYVDALLRKQTLKTTRLKADQNGAPVYSYIFAWDNPMIDGMAMSFHTAEIPFVFNNIDKVEGTLKGRGKDAYKLAGKISQVWINFARTGNPNAEGLPKWLPYNTKNGAVMIFDDKSEVKYKHDEELMKLLAPDYNF; from the coding sequence ATGAAAAAAATCTTATTAGTAGCTTTATTTTTATTACAAATTGGAACTGGAAATTTATCATTTTCTGAAACAAATGAAAATAAAAATGTAGTTAAAAAAATAGAAAATAATGTAAAACAAAATAATACAGTGGCTACAACAGAGTATGGTAAAATTCAAGGTTTTGTTCAAGATGGTATATATACTTATTTAGGAGTTCCTTATGCAACTGCTGAAAGATTTATGCCACCTAAGAAAGCAGAAAAATGGGATGGAGTTAAACAAACTGTAACTTTTGGAACATATTTTTCGCAAGGTAAGAGTATGGTTTCAAGTGGAGGTTGGTTTGCAGGACCTAAATTAGAAATGAGTGAAAATTCTCATAATTTAAATATATGGACTCCTGGTATAAAAGATGGAAAGAAAAGACCAGTAATGGTATGGTTACATGGTGGAGGTTTTAGAAGTGGTTCATCTGCTGAAAATTATTTCTATGATGGTAAAAATTTAAGTAAAACAGGAGATGTAGTAATAGTTTCAGTAAATCATAGATTAAATTTATTAGGTTTCTTAGATTTATCAGCTTATGGAAAAAAGTATAAAAATTCAGCCAATGTTGGAATTATGGATTTAGTTGCTTCTCTTGAATGGATAAGGGATAATATAGAAGAATTTGGAGGAGATCCTAATAATGTAACTATATTTGGAGAATCAGGAGGAGGAGCAAAAGTTTTAACTCTTATGGCTACACCAGCAGCAAAAGGTTTATTTCATAAAGCAATATCTGAAAGTGGTGCAGTGGAAGAAATGGGTATGACACTTTTGCCTGAAAAAACAACTAGAAGGGTTGCAGAATTAACTCTTGAAAATTTAGGATTAAATGCAACAAATATAGATGAAATTCAAAAAATACCTTATGAAAAAGTTATGGAAGCAACAGAAAAAGCCTTAGCAAAAACAGCTGAGGAACAAGGTTATAAAAATGTTTTAACTGGACAACCAGGACTTGATTGGGCACCTAAATTAGATAGCTATATTCCAGTAGAACCTGTGGGAGAAAAATATTCAGAACAATCAAGAGATATTCCTTTATTAATAGGTACTAACTTAACAGAATGGGAAACAATGCCATTTGTATTATCAAATAACAAAGTTGAAAATAAAAATACTTTTACTAATGCAGAAATAAAAAAGAAAATGCAAGAAAAATATGGTGATAGAGCAGAAGCAATAGCGAAAGAATTTAAAAAGGCTTATCTAGAAAGAAAAGCAGTAGATGCACTTTATGTTGATGCTTTATTAAGAAAACAAACATTGAAAACAACAAGATTAAAAGCAGATCAAAATGGAGCACCAGTATATAGTTATATTTTTGCTTGGGATAATCCTATGATTGATGGTATGGCAATGTCTTTTCATACAGCAGAAATTCCATTTGTATTTAATAATATAGATAAAGTTGAAGGAACTTTAAAAGGTAGAGGAAAGGATGCCTATAAATTAGCAGGAAAAATTAGTCAAGTTTGGATAAATTTTGCAAGAACAGGGAATCCTAATGCAGAAGGTTTACCAAAATGGTTACCATATAATACTAAAAATGGAGCAGTTATGATTTTTGATGATAAGTCAGAAGTTAAATATAAACATGATGAGGAGTTAATGAAATTATTAGCACCTGACTATAATTTCTAA